The genomic segment GACCAGCGCGCTGAAGGTGATCACGGTGCGCTTGGCTACATCGTCGAGGATGGCCCGGGTTGAGTCGTCCGCCCTGACGGCGCGATCGTGCTCGAGCTGCTCGCGGTGGGTCGCCCTGTCGTGATCGAGCTGCTCGCGCTGGCGCTCCTGGGTCTTGCTCGCTGTGTAGAGGCCCACGAAGACGGCGGTGCTGCCTACAACGAGCGCAGCGAGTAACGGTGTCAGGGCCTTAAGGATCCGGACTACGCAGTCGAGCGTCGTGGGGTCGTCCACCCGCCGGATCCAACACGATTCGCGACCCCAGCGCGCAAGGGGGGTGACGTGGCCGCTATCGCTTCGGCTTGGCGGCGGTGAGGTACTGGCGGCAGCCCGTCCTGAACCCAGCGCGCCCTGCCTGCCAGAGCTGAAAGGTCTCGCTGTCGCTTCTCAGTTCGTCGAGGCGCGCGCCGGCACTACCAACTGAGGTTCGCTGACCACGACCCGCCCCTCGAAGGGGTCGATGAGTGGTTCGCTGCCGTCAAGGATGCCGCAAAGCTGGCTGGTCGTGATCGAGCTCGTCGCCCAAGCGCTCCCGCGTCTTCTTCGCGGTGTACCGGCCGACTGAGATCGCGGCCCCGGCGACGGGGATTGCCGCGAGAACCGGAACGAGATCCTCAGGACCCTGATCGCGGTGTCGAGCGTGGTGGGATCGTCCACGCGTGTGATCCAACAAGATCGGTGCGCGCAGTGCGCAAGCTCTGCACTGACTGAGTGTCGCGTTCGCCGCCGCGATGCACCCGTCAACATCGCGTGTTCGCCGCCGTCTCATCGAAGGCACGGGTGCTGGCGAGCGCCCGTCGCGACCATTCGCTGCGACCCAGAACCCTGAGCGGAAGGCCACGTCCGAAATCCCGACTTCTTCACGGACTTGGCTGGGACTGCCTTCGGGGTCCGGACTGCTGTCGCTCGAGTATTCGAGACCGACCCGCCGCCGCGGCTCTCGCGGTGGTGACGCGTGCAAGTGACGCGTGCAAGCCAATTCCAGATTCCTCGGTCCCGTCGCTCTTGGTGACCCGACCGGTCCGGCGGTGATGCCGTGCGCCCCGACGGAAGCCGAACTTCCGCGAGCCGGGGGGACCCCGGGGCGCTATCGCGTGAAGACACTCCGCGGTGGGACTGAAGACCACGCCGTGATCGCGATAGAGAACCTCGAAGCGATCGCGGCGGCGCCGCACTTGCCCCGGCGTCCGAAGCCAAAGGCCGAAGCCAGCCGGCCGGCTCGGGGTCAATTAGCCAGGAGGCGCATCGAAGGTCAGTCGCCACCCGCCAGAAATGGCCGTCCTCGTGAAGAAGTCCTGGCCGCCGGATCCCGTATCGGCTGCACCAGAAAGCCTCCGCGCCTGCTCGCACCGGCGTACTTGTCAAATCAACAAAAGCGGTATTTGCGAAAACTTCTTTTCAACCGCTTTCCGAGCTTGTGCAGGGTGGACAAGCAGCAGCAGAGCGAAGCTAGGCTTACCCCGTCGGGGGTAAGTCGGCTTCGCGCATGGCCTCTCGTTTCGGACAAGGCGGGGCGCTAACTCTGTAGACACTCGCCGAATTTTCTGCCCTGAGCAGGGTCTCCGGACGAAAACCGGTGGCAAGGTGCCGCGCCATGGCACCTCGACACAAGCGCCCCGCCGTCCCTGTCACCCGCCGCGAGCGCAAGACCGTCCGCGCCGCCTACGAGATCGTGCGCCACTACGCGGAAGCGCACGGACTTGCCGCCACCGACGTCGAGACCGTCGCGCTCGCCGCGATCGTCGACCACGTATACGACGGCGACCTCAACGCGATGGTCCGAGCGGAGCTCCGCGCCGGCCATCGTCTCGCCTCGGGCACGGGCACGTCGCAGATAGCCGGTCCGGCCCACGTCCCGGGACCATGCACTCGAGACCGTGCACCACGCGCGCGGCGCCGTCGTCCGCCGCCAAGCGCTGAGGCAGACGGTGGTGAAGAAGGCCCGAGTCCGGCAACAACAACGACCCTCCGCATGTCCCGGCAGCCCGCCTCCGTGGAAGGCGAGCTGGCATGAGCGGTTCGACTTGCGCCATCTGTGGCCGGGACGATCTGCCCGTCGAGCTCTCACATGCGGACGGTCTTTACACCTGCCTCGACTGTCTCGGAGACCCCACAGAGATATCCAGAGAGAGATCCTCAGAGAAGCCCGGAGAGAAGTCAGCAGTTCCTCCGTCGGTGCCCCGACATCTCTCTGGGCCGATCCGTCGGCGCCAGGTTTCGCGGGTGGCCGGCAAGAACGTCGACGCGACCGCTCTGCGCGCGATGGCTCTCGGAGTTCGTCCACCGAAACAGGGTGCGGGTCCCTGTGTGCTTCCCGGCCACGCCGTACACCCGCACGCGTCGTGGCTGATTTACCTGGCGCACTGGGAGCTGTGGTGCCCGTGGGCCGACCGCTCATTCAGTCTCGCCGCCGTTCGTGCGGCGCTCGCGTATGACAGCGCCGCAGCGCCGCACGAGCGCGCGTCGGACCACTCGGCCTTCGAGCGCCTCTGGCTGCCGGGCGGCGTTGAGATCTCGCGCTGGGCCGAGTTTCTCGATTGGGAGATCGGCCTTCTCGAGCCCAGCGACGGAGCCTTCCTGCACGTGCCGGGCGACCTCTCGCTGACGGCTCGGCGCGTCGCCGAGTCGATCGAGCTCCTGCTTCGTCTTCGCAGCACCGAGCGCTGGCGGGATCGGGATCAGTTCACGTTCGCTCGCCGTTTCTGTCGTGCCGTCACCGGCCTGGCGGAGGATCGCGCCCGCGCTGGCGTCGATGAGCTCCGAACCATCGGAGTGATCGTCGCGGTTGACAGACAGGGCAAAGCGATTGTCTACCGGCCCGGCCCCCGGACCGACGGGCGTCAGATCCTTTCGATCGAGGATGGGCGAGCGTGATGGCCCGGGCGAACACCCGCTTGGTTGATGCGTCCGAGCTCGCGTACCGGCTCGGTGTCAGCCGCTCTTGGGTCTACGAGCACGCCGACGAGCTCGGCGCAGTTCGCCTCGGAACAGGGTCGCGCCCCCGTCTGCGATTTGACCCTGCGAGAACCGTCGACCTGCTGGCCACCTGCTCTTCACGCAGGGGGTCGCGATCGCCGCCAAGTCGCTCTGAGAAGCCGGTTCCGAGCCACCGTCGCAAGCGAGGTTCGGGCACCACCGTAGATCTGCTGCCCATAAAGGGCTGCAACGACAGCCGTCAGCCGACGGCGGGAGAAAGTCTGTGACCAGTAAGCCGCTCCATAAGGATCCGTTCGATCGCCTAATCCAGACCCTGCAATGCCTGAGAGGCCGTCGCCTCGGCATTGAGCTCAGGTCGCTCGCCGCGGACACTTCGGTCGGGGTGCTGGCGGACGGCTGGATCCGAGAGCTCAACGAAGACCCGGCTGACGGACGGGCCTCGGACCAACGAATCGCTCGGGTCGATCTGGTGAACGCGTCAGACGAGCACCTGATGGAGCTTGTCGTCTTCGAAGACATGCTGGACCACTTCGCCGGAAACGGCGACGGTTTTGATGCCGAACTCGCCGACGTTCAGGTGTCGGTCGTCGCGTACGCACGGAAGGACGGAGGGGAACCGGGCGACTCCTGGACCGGGCTACAGCAGCGTCAAGCGCTGGAGTTGCTGCAGGAGCAGGCCTGGACCGAGGTTGATGGGGATCTCCGTGTCGTCGAGACCGCTCTACGGCGTGCCCTCGACGCGACGACCCACGATCTCGACCGGTGGGAGAAGTCGGAAGTCCTGCCGGGGTGGAAGGACGAGTTCTCACTCTCGCCCGAGGAGGTTGCCCGGCTCGATCCGTATCGCCGTCTCGAGTACGTCGCTCGGCTGCTCGCCACGATCGAGACGATGTACGGCCTGAAGGACTGGCCCTCCCGGAAGGATGGCGGACGGATCTCGGACATTCTTCGGGGCCTCAACGACATCAGTCTCGGCATTCGTCCATGACCGCTCGTTCGAATCCTGGAGCCGTCTCGGTGACGGCTGGGCGCGAGTCCCCGACGGGGCCGCGAAACCAGCGCGATCCTATGATCGGCCAAGCACCAAGAGTGGCCGGGCGGCGCGGTAACGCCCCCGGCCGCGGCACCGGAGATCAAGCTCCGGCGCGGCTCCAGGCTACCTCCATTTTGGGGGCGTCCCGCATCGTCGTGCCGGCGTTCTCGCGACGAGGGAGGTAGAGATGTCACGACCAGCCACGGGTCAGGTCGTCGTTCGGGAGCGACGACGAGGAAAGGTCTATGCGCTTCGCTTTCGCGCCTACGGGAAGCGCCGCTACGTGACCCTGGGAGCGACTCCGGCGGGATGGACGCAGCGACTCGCCGAGGAAGAACTCGCGAACGTCTTGGCCGACGTCCGCCGCGGCATATGGCGACCGCCGGTAGCGGAGCCGGCGCCGGCAGCGCTTGCGGAGCCGAACTTCCACGAGTTTTCGAGCAGTTGGTACGCCCGGCGGGAGCTCGAGGGCCTCCGCCCGCGGAGCCTGGAGTACCTGAAGTGGGCGCTCTCCGACCACCTGCTTCCCCACCTGAAGGATCACCTTCTGAGCGAGATCACCATTCAGGAGGTCGACCGATATGCAGCGGCGAAGGTCGCCGAGGGACGTCTGTCACACGATTCGATCAACAAGACTCTGTCGGTACTGGCCAGCGTGCTCGAGCTTGCGGTCGAGTACGAGATCATCGTCTCGAACCCGGCGCGGGGCCGACGTCGCCGGTTGCCAGCGCAGGCTCCGCATCGAGCGTATTTGGAGCCGGGACAGGTGCTAGCGCTGCTCGATGCCGCGGCCGCGCTCGACTCTGAGGATCGCGCCAGGCGGCGGTATCGGGCGGCGGCGTTGGCGACGCTTGGCTTCGCCGGACTTCGTGTTGGAGAGTTGCTCGCCTTGAGGTGGCGGGACGTGGACCTCGCCAATGGTGCGATCCAGGTGCGCCAGTCAAAGACGTCAGCCGGGGTGAGACGAGTAGACATCCAGCCCGAGCTCAGGGAATACCTCGTTGTTTGGAAGGCTGAAACTGGGTTCGCCGGCAATGACGATCGCGTCTTTCCGACCGGGACCGGCAACCCAGAGAACAGAAGCAACCTACGTCGACGCGTTCTGTTGCGGGCCGTAGCAAAGGCGAACGAGGCCCTGCCCGCTGGTGCCCCGGAACGCCTTCCAGAGCGTCTCTCGCCCCACGTGCTCCGGCGGTCGTTCGCCTCGTTCCTCATCGCCGAGGGCGAAGACGTGGCATACGTGATGGGTCAGCTGGGTCACACCGACCCGAAAATGACTTTGGGTCTGTACGCGAAGGCGCTTCGCTCGAAACGGAGACGGTCGAGCTTCACTCTCGCCGAGGCCGCCGATGTCGAAGCGGTCGAACCGGGCTCGGCGGGGTCCGCGTTCGCGTGAGTCGCGGCACCCCGAACTCAAGCCGACAGCGTCAACATCGCCGTCGACGGAGAGGCTTCGCCCCGTGCTGCCGACGTCCCGCGCGGATACTCGAACCAGGACCTACTACGCCGCGAGAGCTGGCCTTCGACTCAATCGTCAACCGCTATCGCGCTCGACCGATGAGTTCATAACCGGCTTCTTCGACCGCTTGCCGTACCTGTTCGTCGGTGTAGCCGCTCCCCGCTACTTCGACCCGTCCTGTCGGCAGGTCGACCCGGACTTCGGTGACCGGGTCCAGACTCTCGATCCTCTCGCTCACCGACGTGGCGCAGTGACTGCAACTCATACCCTTGACGGTGTAGGTGGCAATGGCTCGTCTACTCATTTGCACCGTCTCCTCGACGTCCTTCGACTGCCTGACTGCTTACGATCCGGAGCGGTCGGGTCACCCGAAGACTTCGATGATCAAGACCGACGAGCCGAAAACGAACGCCAAGGCCGTGATCGCGCCGACCAGCTTGGGCGGCAGCCCGCCGTGGATCCCGGTCTCGTGCACGGCTGTGTGACCTTTGCCTCGCCTGATCAGCCACATGTTCACCGGCACAGTGACGATAAACGCGATGGCGAGGGCGAAAGACAGCGCGCCCCAGAACAGAATGTCGCCAAGGCCGGAATCCATCGCCCCGGGAATCACGACCATGATCAAGTTGTCGATGATCTCCATCGTGGCGATCGAGAGGGTGTCCGCAGCCAGAGCCACCGGAACAACGGCCGACAGCGCCATGCCGGCACGAAGGAGAGGCAGGCTGGTCAGGAGGTATCCGAAGAAGAAGGCCAACGCGACTGCCAGGGCAACGGTGGCAAGGTCTGAGAAACCCAGCGCGGTGCCGATCGCCATACCCGAGACCTCGCCAATGGCACAACCCGTGAGGCAGTGCAGGGTCGCGCTGACGGCGACCCCTCTGAGCGCGCTCCCATGTGTTGGCATCTCGTGGCGGACCTGGTGGCCGACGTGTTGACCCTGGCGACCCGCCTCCACAATTCCTCCGTGCGTCACAATTACCCTCCGGGGGTATCGTAACGACTGCCCGGACTAGGAGCGGGGACGGGCAATTCCCTACGATCTCATCGCAGTAGCGCACGGCGACCCGAGGGATACGAAGGATCATGGAAGACATGGGGGCCGGGCTGCCGGCTTGGCTCACAACGTTGTCATGGATCTACATCGCCGTAGCTCTCGCGAGCGCCGCGGCGATCCTCTACGACATTCGCCGTCGCAAGTCTCCTTCGTCCCGCCGAGGGATGGAGGCCGTGTGGCCGCTCGCGGCGTTGTACCTCGGGCCGCTGGCCTTTCCGGTCTACAGGCGCTTCGGACGCGAGGCCGGCTCCGTCCGCGAGCCTGACGGCATCTCAGCAGACGAGCCCGCAACCTCCTCCGCGGTTCACTCGGGCCTGTTCGGAGGCGTCTCATCGGGCTTGGCGCACATCGTGGCCGTGCCCTTCGTGGTAGCAACGGGCCTGACGATTGCGAACATGGATATGTGGGCGATGGTCGTGATCATCGCGTTGCTCGCCGCCGTCAGCATCTTCTTGTTCGAGTACGTGTCCTCCGCCTCTGCCAACCGCGGGGTCCCCGGTCTCATCCGAGTGCGCTCGGCGCTCGTGGTCGCGGCCCTCACCGTCGCTGCTTTCGACCTCGGAATGCTCAGCTGGATGCTGATCCTCCACTACACGGAGAACATGCCGGCGGCCGGCGACGTGCGCTTCACCTTCCTCATGCAGATAGGGCTCATCCTCGGAACGTTGACTGTCTACCCCGCCGCGCGCTGGCTCGTGGGCCGTGGCCGGAGGGCGCCGGCCAGCTGATACGTGCATCCGGGGTCGGTGCCTAGGGCGCCGTGAAGTCGCGTCCTGTCCCCTACCGCCTCGTGCGCGTGGCGAGGCATGCTCTTCGCCGCTTTCGCTCCAGAGGGGGCTGAGCACGATCCGGCGTGCGATCGCCGGAGCGCCGATAGAGGAGCCGGGGCCTCCCCCACACCGACGGCCTGGGACAGGCGGCAAGTCCGCGACTCACCCAGTGGGGGGTGGGCGCAGACCATTCGCGGATTGGTCCCCCAAGGGTCGGTAGCTCCCCCTTCTCGCCTCGAGGCCCGGCAGGCCGGAGCCTGATACTACGCATTGTAGGATGTGGGGATGCTTGCCTTTGGCCCCTGCTTCAATCGCACCGGCACAAGCGCATGAGCTTCGCCCTCGGCGACGGCAGCCGTAGTCGCCTTCGAGGCGAACTGCCAGTTCGCGCCGTGGTCGTCGGTACGGCCCTCGGCGCGGCGGCCTTGACTTTCGCTTTGCATCATCTTCCGCCGCTTGCCGGCCACGCTCTCGAGGCGATCGCACTGGCGCTCGGGATCGTTGGGCTGAGCGCGATGATCGCGGCCCGACTCTGGGCCACCCCCAGCGCTGCCGTCGAAGACGTTGTCGTGATCGAAGCGACGGCAACGAACTCGCTGCGCTGCGCGACGCCGGCCGATGTTGATTTCATGGCCCGCCTGCACGCGGAGACCCTGCCGCAGGCGTTCTTCGTCTCCCTGGGGCAGAAGTTCATGCGCCGTTACTACGCGACCTTCATCGAGTCGCCCTACGCCGAGGCGCTCGTCGCTGCGGTCTCCGACCACCGAGCCGGGATGATCGTCGGCGTGCTCGATCCGCCCCTGCATGTCCGTTGGATCGCGCGCAACCGTGCGATAGCGCTGGCGCTCTCGGCGCTGTCGGCGCTCGTCGTTCGGCCCGCGGCGGCATCCATGTTTCTCAGGACCCGCGCCCGCCGCTATGCGGGCGCCTGGCGTCGTCACCGTCGAAGCCGCAGCGCGCAGGCCCCGGCGACCGACGGAGCCATCCGCCCGGCGGTCCTGAGTCACGTGTCGGTTCCTTCGGGCGCGAGACACCGTGGGATTGGACAGAGCCTGGTGTGCGGCTTCGAGACGAGCGCTTGGAGCTACGGAGCTGACTGGATCACGCTGACCACCCTCGCGGGTTCCGATGGCGCAAGCGACTTCTACGAGTCGCTGGGTTGGCGATACCGCGGTCCAGTCCACACATTCGACGGGACCCGAGTTGTCGAGTGGTCGATCGCGCGGAGCGCGCGGTGAAGCGCCGCGCCACGCTTCTCGCCTTATGTCTCATCGCTGTTCTGGCGGGTTTGGTCGGTGCCCTGGCCAGCGAGGGCCCGGACCCGCCGTCGCCGCAGTCGGTCCTCGCCGAGGTCGAGCGGACCGCGGACGTGCCCGACCGCAGGCCATCGCCCGACCCCTACACGTCGCCGCGCTACGAGCCGTACGCGGATGGCAAGAAGGTCGCCGCCCGCGCCGCCCAGCGCGCCCTCACCTACAGTCGAAACGAGATGCCGGCGGCGATCGCCGAGCGCGTTCGGGCTCGGGTCGACGACGGTCTCGCCCGGGTGCTTGCGCCTGCGATCGAACGTGACGTGCGTTCAGCCGGGACCGTGGTCTACCCGCAGCTCTCCGGTCTGACCGAGAGCTCGATGGGCGTCATGGTGGTGGCTCGTCAACGATTGCAGGATGCGGCCGGCCGGTGGACCTCTGTGACACGCACGGTCGATGTCCGCTTGACCGGCGTCGACGGCGCCTGGCAGGTCGAGTCGATCTCATCGGTCGGCGGACCGCCTGCGAGACGGCCCGACGAGCTGTCGGTGGCCGCGACAGCCGTCGTCGACAACCCTGCTATCGAACTACCGGACACCGCGCGATGGGACATCTATCGCGGCTTGGTGGATCCGACGTTGCTCGAGGCAATGGCCTCCGCCGCCGAGCGGGCGCCGATCGCGGTTGCGGTTCTTGACTCGGGCCATCCGACGAATGTCTGGGCGACGTCCACGCCCAGCGCTCATTCCAGCGGAGCGGCGGTCGACATATGGGCCGTCGACGGAACGCCCGTTGCAGAGCAGGTTGAAACTGGCAGCGCGGCGTACGAAATGGCTTCGGCCTTCGTCTCCGGTGGGGCGGCTCAGGTCGGAAGTCCGTGGGTGCTAGGACCCGGGGGGGCGACGTCGTTCACCGATGAGGTCCACCGCGATCACGTCCATCTGCAGCAGTCGGGCTGAGCCCCGTCGCCGCCGTCGCACGAAGCCGAAGGCCAGCTACATCCGAAATCGCGCGAAGTAGCCGAAGGGGGTACCGAGGCGGCGGTCGTAGCTCATCCCACTCGCCTCCGCGCGCTCGATCAACCGTCTCGGCCGTACCCAGTGCGGGTCACCGAAGAGCTCTCCGACGACCAGCCTCCCGCCAGGACGAACCACGCGGGCGAGCTCACGAAGCGCCCGTTCCTGGTCGGGGACCTCGCCGAGCACCGCCACTAGGAAGGCGGCGTCGAAGCGGTTCGTTTCGAACGGCAGCTCGAGAGCATCACCGACGGTGGCAGCCACGTTGTCGATGCCAGCCGAGGCCAGGCGTGCCACCGTGTGCTTCAGCATCTCGTTCTGCTGATCGAGCAGCTCGAGGCATCCCGGCGGTCCAAGGGCCTCAGCGACTTCGCCCGAATAGTGGCCCGTACCGGGTCCAACCTCGAGGATCCGTTCACCGCGCTTCGGCTCGAGGACCCTGCGGAGCCGAGCGCGTGTGATCAGTGGGTGGGGTGGCCGCAACCAGAAGCGCTGTCCGTAGGGGCAGGCGGAGGGATGGCGTCGCCACCACAGCGCGGCGGCCAGGATGCCGAGCGTCGCGGCGGCGGCCACCTGCATGGACGCCGGCGTGAAGGCGCGCAATCGAGTCGTTGGACGCCTCGTACCGAGCTCGACCCCGGAAGGCTTCAATTGGCTCGATCCCAGCGTCGCAGGCGAGGCGTCGGGTCTATCGCACGCCCGCCCTTGTACCAGCCGGGACCGGACCAAATCTCGAAGTGCAGGTGACAAGCGGTTGAGCTTCCGCTTGAACCGACGAGCCCGATCGGCTCTCCAGCGCGGACACGCTCGCCCTTGCGAACTTCCAGCCGTTTGCGCATGTGCATGTAGACGGTCTCGAGGCGTGTGTCGCTGCCGCTGATCACGACGAAGTTCCCGGCCCCGCCGGCCTCGTAGTCGACGACTCGAACCCGCCCACTCTGCGACGCGACAACCTTCTTCCGGCAGTCAGCAAGCAGGTCCTGACCCCTGTGGCCACGACCGGCGCCGAACCCGTCCCCATATGTGTGCTTCCCTCGGACCGGAAAACTGTTCTCTCCGTCCGATCCTCCCCCACCGCTGCCGACCCCTCCGCCGCCCGCTCCAGTGCTCGTCCCCGGAATCAGGAGGAATCCGACCAGTAGCAGGCCGATTAGCTTGATAGCTCCGATCCGTGGGCTCTGGATCGCATGCGCCCGCGATTTCGACATCGCTGCTCCGCCTCTCTTCTCGAGCCTGCGGAGTTAGCTGACGGGCTCGCGCATGTCGAAGAGGTCGCGCTAGGGATACGTAGGCATCCCATTCGCCCCGGAACGATTGGTTCCTCCGCTCCGCCGCCTCGGACGGCGGATTCGGCTATGGCGCGGCGCAGCTTAGCGCGATCTCCGACGGACCGTCGGATCACCTGGTGGGGCGCGGTCTTCTCGGGGGCGTCGACCGCGGAAAAGCCCCAAAGCGAGAAGACTCGTCGCTATGAGTAGGACACTGATCCACTGGGTCGCGCTCAGGCCAACCGCCAACTCGGCGCTGTCGGAGCGGACGAAGAACATCGCGAAGCGACCGCTCGCGTAGAGGCCAACGACGGTCGCCGCAAAGGACCCCGGCTGGTTGAGCCGAGATTTGAG from the Thermoleophilia bacterium SCSIO 60948 genome contains:
- a CDS encoding class I SAM-dependent methyltransferase, whose protein sequence is MQVAAAATLGILAAALWWRRHPSACPYGQRFWLRPPHPLITRARLRRVLEPKRGERILEVGPGTGHYSGEVAEALGPPGCLELLDQQNEMLKHTVARLASAGIDNVAATVGDALELPFETNRFDAAFLVAVLGEVPDQERALRELARVVRPGGRLVVGELFGDPHWVRPRRLIERAEASGMSYDRRLGTPFGYFARFRM
- a CDS encoding DUF4396 domain-containing protein codes for the protein MEDMGAGLPAWLTTLSWIYIAVALASAAAILYDIRRRKSPSSRRGMEAVWPLAALYLGPLAFPVYRRFGREAGSVREPDGISADEPATSSAVHSGLFGGVSSGLAHIVAVPFVVATGLTIANMDMWAMVVIIALLAAVSIFLFEYVSSASANRGVPGLIRVRSALVVAALTVAAFDLGMLSWMLILHYTENMPAAGDVRFTFLMQIGLILGTLTVYPAARWLVGRGRRAPAS
- a CDS encoding GNAT family N-acetyltransferase, whose product is MSFALGDGSRSRLRGELPVRAVVVGTALGAAALTFALHHLPPLAGHALEAIALALGIVGLSAMIAARLWATPSAAVEDVVVIEATATNSLRCATPADVDFMARLHAETLPQAFFVSLGQKFMRRYYATFIESPYAEALVAAVSDHRAGMIVGVLDPPLHVRWIARNRAIALALSALSALVVRPAAASMFLRTRARRYAGAWRRHRRSRSAQAPATDGAIRPAVLSHVSVPSGARHRGIGQSLVCGFETSAWSYGADWITLTTLAGSDGASDFYESLGWRYRGPVHTFDGTRVVEWSIARSAR
- a CDS encoding heavy-metal-associated domain-containing protein, whose product is MSRRAIATYTVKGMSCSHCATSVSERIESLDPVTEVRVDLPTGRVEVAGSGYTDEQVRQAVEEAGYELIGRAR
- a CDS encoding M23 family metallopeptidase, which translates into the protein MSKSRAHAIQSPRIGAIKLIGLLLVGFLLIPGTSTGAGGGGVGSGGGGSDGENSFPVRGKHTYGDGFGAGRGHRGQDLLADCRKKVVASQSGRVRVVDYEAGGAGNFVVISGSDTRLETVYMHMRKRLEVRKGERVRAGEPIGLVGSSGSSTACHLHFEIWSGPGWYKGGRAIDPTPRLRRWDRAN
- a CDS encoding site-specific integrase, translated to MSRPATGQVVVRERRRGKVYALRFRAYGKRRYVTLGATPAGWTQRLAEEELANVLADVRRGIWRPPVAEPAPAALAEPNFHEFSSSWYARRELEGLRPRSLEYLKWALSDHLLPHLKDHLLSEITIQEVDRYAAAKVAEGRLSHDSINKTLSVLASVLELAVEYEIIVSNPARGRRRRLPAQAPHRAYLEPGQVLALLDAAAALDSEDRARRRYRAAALATLGFAGLRVGELLALRWRDVDLANGAIQVRQSKTSAGVRRVDIQPELREYLVVWKAETGFAGNDDRVFPTGTGNPENRSNLRRRVLLRAVAKANEALPAGAPERLPERLSPHVLRRSFASFLIAEGEDVAYVMGQLGHTDPKMTLGLYAKALRSKRRRSSFTLAEAADVEAVEPGSAGSAFA
- a CDS encoding DUF4396 domain-containing protein, translating into MPTHGSALRGVAVSATLHCLTGCAIGEVSGMAIGTALGFSDLATVALAVALAFFFGYLLTSLPLLRAGMALSAVVPVALAADTLSIATMEIIDNLIMVVIPGAMDSGLGDILFWGALSFALAIAFIVTVPVNMWLIRRGKGHTAVHETGIHGGLPPKLVGAITALAFVFGSSVLIIEVFG